A window of the Roseburia sp. 831b genome harbors these coding sequences:
- a CDS encoding HPr family phosphocarrier protein, translated as MKTVQISLNSIDKVKSFVNAITQFEYDFDLISGRYVIDAKSIMGIFSLDLSKPIDLAIHAEANVDEIMEILKPYLV; from the coding sequence ATGAAAACAGTACAGATTTCATTAAATTCTATTGACAAGGTTAAATCTTTCGTTAATGCAATTACACAGTTCGAATATGACTTCGACTTAATTTCCGGAAGATATGTCATTGATGCAAAATCTATCATGGGTATTTTCAGCTTAGATTTATCTAAACCTATCGATTTAGCAATCCATGCTGAGGCAAATGTAGATGAAATTATGGAAATTTTAAAACCATATTTAGTCTAA
- the mtaB gene encoding tRNA (N(6)-L-threonylcarbamoyladenosine(37)-C(2))-methylthiotransferase MtaB — MTKKAALHNLGCKVNAYETEAMQQILEDAGYEIVPFQEYADVYVINTCSVTNMADRKSRQMLHKAKKINPNAIVVGAGCYVQTKEAQALLDDAIDIVIGNNKKHELLSLIEQYEKDHGMNHLVVDINHEKQEYEELYLEKTAEHTRAFIKVQDGCNQFCSYCIIPFARGRVRSRKAKDVVAEVKRLAESGFHEVVLTGIHLSSYGVDTDDNLLHLIELVHQVDGIERIRLGSLEPRIVTEEFTKRLSQLEKICPHFHLSLQSGCDATLQRMNRKYDTAQYEEGCKILRKYFEHPAITTDVIVGFPQESEEEFAVTKAFLEKIHFYEMHIFKYSKREGTKAAVMPGQIPEPEKTKRSAILLDLEKKMSEEFRNYYVGKEVEVLMEEEMEYQGETYFTGYTKEYVKVAVKGDKNLSNTFVSGTITGRLTEEVYLLQM; from the coding sequence ATGACAAAAAAAGCAGCATTACATAACCTTGGATGTAAGGTAAATGCGTATGAGACAGAGGCAATGCAGCAGATCTTAGAAGATGCCGGATATGAGATTGTTCCGTTCCAGGAATATGCGGATGTCTATGTGATTAACACCTGTTCTGTGACGAATATGGCGGACCGCAAATCCAGACAGATGCTTCATAAGGCAAAAAAAATAAATCCAAATGCAATTGTAGTTGGAGCGGGCTGTTATGTGCAGACGAAAGAGGCACAGGCACTTTTGGATGATGCAATTGACATTGTGATTGGAAATAACAAGAAACATGAGTTGCTTTCTTTGATTGAGCAGTACGAGAAAGACCACGGCATGAACCATCTTGTGGTTGACATCAATCACGAGAAACAGGAATACGAAGAACTTTACCTGGAAAAGACAGCGGAACACACCAGAGCGTTTATCAAAGTGCAGGATGGATGTAACCAGTTTTGCAGTTACTGCATTATTCCGTTTGCAAGAGGAAGAGTCAGAAGCAGAAAAGCAAAGGATGTTGTGGCAGAGGTGAAACGTCTGGCTGAAAGCGGATTCCATGAGGTGGTTTTAACCGGAATCCATTTAAGTTCCTACGGTGTGGATACGGATGATAATTTGTTGCATCTGATTGAACTTGTTCACCAGGTGGATGGAATTGAGCGGATTCGTCTTGGAAGTTTAGAACCAAGAATTGTGACGGAAGAATTTACAAAGCGCCTGTCACAGTTAGAAAAAATATGTCCGCATTTTCATTTGTCCCTGCAGAGCGGCTGCGATGCAACGTTACAGAGAATGAACCGGAAGTATGATACTGCGCAGTACGAAGAGGGCTGTAAGATTTTACGGAAGTATTTTGAACATCCGGCAATCACAACCGATGTCATTGTAGGTTTTCCGCAGGAGAGTGAGGAGGAATTTGCAGTCACAAAGGCATTTTTAGAAAAAATCCATTTTTATGAAATGCATATTTTTAAATATTCCAAGCGTGAGGGTACGAAAGCGGCCGTGATGCCAGGACAGATACCGGAACCGGAAAAGACCAAAAGAAGTGCCATTCTTCTCGACCTGGAAAAGAAAATGTCGGAGGAATTCCGCAATTATTATGTTGGAAAAGAAGTAGAAGTTCTGATGGAAGAGGAGATGGAATATCAGGGCGAGACTTATTTTACCGGATACACGAAAGAATATGTAAAAGTTGCGGTAAAGGGAGATAAAAATCTTTCCAATACATTTGTAAGTGGCACAATTACAGGACGTCTGACAGAGGAAGTCTATTTGTTACAGATGTAA
- a CDS encoding IreB family regulatory phosphoprotein: protein MQNINNTQYFRVEKEPELQVGEVLAIVYRALSEKGYNPVNQIVGYIMSGDPTYITSHNNARSLIMKVERDELVEEVLKAYIKNNSWE from the coding sequence ATGCAGAATATCAATAATACACAATATTTTAGAGTTGAAAAAGAACCGGAATTACAGGTGGGCGAAGTGCTTGCTATCGTTTATCGTGCCTTAAGCGAGAAAGGATATAATCCGGTAAATCAGATTGTTGGATATATTATGTCTGGTGATCCAACTTACATTACCAGCCATAATAATGCAAGAAGCTTGATTATGAAAGTGGAACGTGATGAATTAGTGGAAGAAGTTTTAAAGGCATACATTAAAAACAATTCCTGGGAATAA